Proteins encoded in a region of the Pseudomonas denitrificans (nom. rej.) genome:
- a CDS encoding DUF167 domain-containing protein, which translates to MPFYHWDGEDLILDCHLQPKASRDEFAGLHGERLKIRLTAPPVEGKANAHLLAFLGKAFGVPKSAVKLESGELNRQKRVRIPRPTKLPAELGIAAQ; encoded by the coding sequence ATGCCGTTCTATCACTGGGACGGCGAGGACCTGATCCTCGACTGCCACCTGCAGCCCAAGGCGAGCCGCGACGAGTTCGCCGGGCTGCACGGTGAGCGCCTGAAGATCCGCCTCACCGCGCCACCAGTCGAAGGCAAGGCCAACGCCCACCTGCTGGCCTTCCTCGGCAAGGCCTTCGGCGTACCGAAAAGCGCGGTGAAGCTGGAAAGCGGCGAACTGAACCGCCAGAAGCGCGTGCGCATTCCCCGTCCGACGAAACTTCCGGCAGAACTCGGGATAGCCGCTCAGTAA